The Pseudomonas sp. SCA2728.1_7 DNA segment ATTTCGGGCACAGGTGCTTGTCGCCAACGGCTTTCCAGCCCAGCTCGGCGATGCGCGCGGTGGCAGCCGGTTTCTCGGCGGCTTTGCCGAGTTTGGCGTCCACGGCGAATTCGAAACTCAGCTCTTTGGCGCAGCTGTCGCAGTTGACCTGCCAGGTGTGAATCGCCAGTTCGCCGAATACCGGGCCCGTGGTCATCGCGGTCCATTGGCCCGGCGGATTGATCAGGTGGCGGACGGTTTCAACGGTCAGGCGCATGGACAAGTCCTTGCTGCCTTTGAGGGTGACCAACAAGGCGTCACCGATGCGAATCGAGCCACCATTGCCGGTGACCTGATAGCGGCCCGGAACAAGGGCGCGGCATTCGGTGAGGGTGTGTTGCGGGTTCATCAGGGTGTAGCGGAAATCGTGTTCGACCATGGGTCCTCCAAATATGCGCGACATGCTAGCACGGGCTTGATTGCAGAATGATGCGCGCGTGTGACCTTCGATCAGGTTCAATTGAGGCGACGCTCATGGCAAACTGCCGGCCTCGACTCTGAAGGAACGGAACATGGCGCTGATCGAATGTTATGAATGCAAGAAGAGCATCAGCTCCGAAGCCAACGCGTGCATTCATTGTGGGGCTCCAATGGCGGAGCAAGCAGTGCACGCGCAGACCGCAGCCGCGCCAGTACAGGCTGCAACAATCTCGTTTGGCAGCCTGCCGCGTAACAAGGCTGTGCCCGAAGTCAATGCTCCAGCGCCTGAACCGCAACCTTTACCGAAAGTCATGCCGGCCGCCGCGCGGCGTCGGCGCCAGCAGCCAACCGAGCAACCGGCCACTGAGCAGGCCAATGCCGACGGCAGTCGTCCGGTGGAAGGCTGGCTGAAGATCATGATCTTCCTGCTGCCGATGTTTTTCGTCTGGTTCCTGCTGCGCAACGGCCACTCGATGAAACAGCGCTTTTTTGGCTTCGGCTGGCTGGCGTTGCTGATTCTGGCGTCCTCGCTTTCACCTAAGTAAGCTGAAAAGCGCTCAGCCCTCGACCTGGTTCTGTGGCGTTCCCGCCGCCCAGGTCGCGATGTTGTGCAGGGTGGTTGCGGCAATCGCCCCCAGTGCTTCACGGGTCAAAAAGGCCTGATGCGCAGTAATGATCACGTTGGGAAAGGTCAGCAAGCGCGCCAGCACATCGTCCTGCAAGGGCAGGTCGGAACGATCCTCGAAAAACAGTTGCGCCTCTTCTTCATAGACATCCAGCCCCAGATAGCCGAGCTGGCCATCCTTCAATGCATCGATCAGTGCCGGGGTGTCCACCAGTCCACCGCGACCGGTATTGATCAGCATGGCGCCGGCCTGCATGTGCGCCAGTGAATCGCGGTTGATCAGGTGTTTGCTCTGCTCGTTGAGCGGGCAGTGCAGGCTGATGATCCGCGACTGCGCAAGCAGTTCGGGCAGGCTCAGATAGCGCGCACCCAAGGCGAGAACATCCGGGTTCGGAAAGGGATCGTAGGCCAGCAGTTCACAGCCGAAACCGTGCATGATTTTCGCGAAGGTCGCGCCGATCTGCCCGGTGCCGACGATCCCCACCGTTTTGCCGACCAGATCGAAACCGGTTAATCCATGCAGGCTGAAATCGCCTTCACGGGTGCGGTTGTAGGCGCGGTGCAGACGCCGGTTGAGGGCGAGGATCAGCGCCACGGCGTGTTCGGCCACCGCATGCGGCGAGTAGGCCGGCACGCGCACCACGGCCAGTCCGAGACGTTTCGCTGCGGCCAGATCGACATGGTTGTAACCCGCCGAGCGCAGGGCGATCAGGCGCGTGCCACCCGCGGCCAGCCGTTCGAGCACTGCAGCGCTGAGGTCGTCATTGATGAAGGCGCAGACCACTTCATGTTTATCGGCCAGGGCCGCCGTATCGAGGCTGAGCCTTGCCGGTTGAAAGTGCAGCTCGATAGCCGCTGGGCAATCGGCGGTGAGGAAGCTGTCGCGGTCATAGGTCTGGCTACTGAAAACGAGCGTGCGCATGAAATCCTCCTTGAGCATCGACACGGATTGAATCACCCGAACCCACTTTAGCGCTGCCGGTGTCGGCCGGCATTGCCGTGGATCAGGCGCTGATCTTCGCTTGCGCCGCCAGCCGGTTGATCGCGCGCTCCAGTTCTTCCAGCGCTGCCACGGCCTTCGGGTCGTCCTGCTTGAGCAGGGTTTCGCTGCGCTGACAGGCCGCGCGCAATTGCGGTACGCCGCAATAACGGGTGGCACCGTGCAGGCGATGGACACGTTCGATCAAGGCGTTCTGGTCGCGGTTTTCGCACGCCGTACGAATGGCTTCGCGGTCGGCTTCCAGTGAGGCGAGCAGCATGGCCAGCATGTCCGCCGCCAGATCTGCCTTGCCAGCGGCCAGACGCAAACCTTCCTCGTGATCGAGCACTGGCAGTTCATGGTTGCCCGCCGTACTGTCGCTGATGCGCTCCGGTCCTTGATTGCGCAAGGCCAGGCCGGTCCATTTCAGCACCACTTGCGCCAGTTGCCGCTCGCTGATCGGTTTGGTCAGGTAGTCGTCCATGCCGCTTTGCAGCAGCGCGCGTTTTTCGTTGGCCATGGCGTGGGCGGTGAGCGCGACAATCGGCAGCGGCGTGCAATGCCGCTCGCTTTCCCACTGGCGAATGGTTTCGGTGCTTTGGCGGCCGTCCATGCCCGGCATCTGCACGTCCATCAGCACCAGATCGAAGGACTCGCTCTGCACCGCTTTGACCGCCGCGTAGCCGCTTTCCACCGCCAGTACCTTGGCGCCCATGTCTTCGAGCAAGGTTTGCACCAGCAGCAGGTTGGCCGGGTTGTCGTCGACACAGAGCACTTTCGGTGCCCGGCTCGACAGCGGTTCGCCCGGCTCATTGCGCGGCTGGCGCGGGTTGACCAGATCGGCCAAGGCGCGGCGCAATTTGCGCGTGCAGGCCGGTTTCGCTTGCAGTTGACTATGTGGATTGGGCACCGACAAATGGAACAGCGTCTGTTCGGTGGTCGGGCACAGCACCAGCACTTTGCAGCCGAGGTGTTCGAGGTCCCAGATGTGCTGATTCAAACGCTCGGGCAGCATGTCGTTGCTGGTGATACCGATGACTGCCAGATCAATCGCCTGATCGGTCTGGTGGGCACCGGTGACACCATTGGTCAAGGTTTCGAGGGTGTTGAATGGCGTGACATCGAGGCCACAGTCTTCCAGCTGATGCTGCAAGGCCTGCCGCGCCAGTTCGTGACTTTCCAGCACCGCGACGCGGCGCCCGAGCAACGGCGCGGCCGGCAAGTCTTCGGCGTCGTCGCGGGTTTTCGGCAGGCTCAGGCTGATCCAGAATTCCGAGCCTTCGCCCGGGGTACTGTCGACGCCGATTTCGCCGCCCATCTGTTCGATCAGGCGTTTGGAAATCACCAGCCCCAGACCGGTGCCACCCGGTTGCCGCGACAGCGAGTTGTCGGCCTGACTGAACGCCTGGAACAACGCGCGCACGTCCTGGTTCGACAAACCGATGCCGGTGTCCTGAATGCTGATGCGCAGTTGCACGCTGTCTTCTTGTTCATCTTCAAGCATCGCTCGGGCGACGATGGTGCCTTCGCGGGTGAACTTGATCGCGTTACTCACCAGATTGGTGAGGATCTGTTTCAGACGCAGCGGGTCACCGACCAGCGACAGCGGCGTGTCGCGATAGACCAGACTGACCAGCTCCAGCTGTTTGGCGTGCGCGGCCGGGGCGAGGATGGTCAGAGTGTCCTGCAACAGGTCACGCAGGTTGAACGGAATATGGTCGAGCACCAGTTTGCCGGCCTCGATTTTCGAGAAGTCGAGGATCTCGTTGATGATCCCCAGCAGGCTGTCGGCGGATTTTTCGATGGTGCCCAGATAGTCGAGCTGGCGCGGGGTCAGTTCGCTTTTTTGCAACAGATGGGTGAAGCCGAGAATGCCGTTGAGCGGCGTGCGGATCTCGTGACTCATGTTGGCGAGGAATTCGGATTTGATCCGGCTGGCTTCCAGCGCTTCTTTGCGCGCCAGATCCAGTTCAATGTTCTGGATCTCGATGGTTTCCAGGTTCTGGCGCACGTCTTCGGTGGCCTGATCGACACTGTGCTGGAGTTCTTCGCGGGCGTTTTGCAGGGTGCCGGCCATGCGGTTGATGCCCGACGCCAGTTCATCCAATTCCTGACTGCCGAGCGGCGGTAAACGCGTTTCCAGATGGCCGTCCTTGAGCTGCGCGACGGCTTGTTTGATCTGACTCAGCGGGCGGTTGATGGTGCGGCCCATGCGCAATGCCAAGAGCGCCGCGCCCGCCAGACCGGCGGCAATCAGCAGCAGGCTGGCAAACAGGCTGCGATAACCGCGCAGCAGCATGCCGTTGTGCGACAGTTCCAATTCGACCCAGCCGAGCAAACGCTCGGACTCTTCCGGGATCAGTTCGCCAGCGAGATTGCGATGTTTGCCGAATACCGGCATCAGGTAACGCGTCGCGTCATTGCCGCTGCGCCGTTGCAAATGCGCGCTGTCGCCGCTCGGCGCCTGATTGAGCATGGTCGGGCCGGCGTGGGCCAGCGGTGAGCGGTCCGGGGCGAGGAAGGTCACCGCGCGCACGTCCGGTTGTTCAAGGGACTGAGTGGCGATGCGTTCCAGCAGATCGCTGTTGCCGTGGCCCATGGCGGGGGCCACCAGCGGCGCCAGTTGCTCGGCGATCATCTCGCCACGCTGCATCAATTGGCTCTGCAAGTCGGACTGCTGCGTCCAGGTGAAATAACCACCCAGCACCAGCGCCATCAGGCTGGTCGGCAACAAGGTCAGCAACAACACGCGACCTTTGATTCCCAGTTTCTTGAGCACGCCTATCTCCTGCATCCCGCTGATCTGTTGACTCATGCGTGCATCCGGCACGCGGCATGGGCGCAGTGTAGCGATTTGCTCGCAGGCAATCTCCGGAAAAATGCTGTCAGGGTGGGTCAGGGCGCCGGTGCTCGTTTGTCAGAAAGGGCAGCCTTGTGTTGCCCGTTGCCCGGCAATCTTGAATAATCGCGCTCAACTGAGAATTACTTGCAGATACTCATGACTCCTGTTTCCGTCGGCCAGCCACGCATTCTTTCCATCGAAGACGATCCGGTTCTCGGCGCCTATGTTCACGAACATCTGGGCCGCAGCGGCTTTCAGGTGACCTGGTGCCAGAATGGCCAGGAGGGCCTGAGCATCGCCACACGCCAGCCGTTCGACGTGGTGCTGATGGATATCCTGTTGCCGGGCATGGACGGCTTGCAGGTGTTGACGCAATTGCGCCAGAGCCATTCGACGCCGGTGCTGCTGATGTCGGCCCTCGGTGCCGAGGCGGATCGCATCAGCGGTTTCCGTCTGGGCGCCGATGACTATTTGCCCAAACCCTTCAGCATGGCCGAGTTGCATGTGCGCATCGAAGCGATCCTGCGTCGGGTTGCGCTGGATCGGCGCCCGGCCGCGCCTGCGATGCCCGTAGCCGCCGGTACGCTGAGGTTCGATGACGAACAGTGCGATGTGTTTTTTCGCGAGCAACCCGCCGGTCTGACCCGCAGCGAATTCCGCTTGCTGGAAACCCTCAACCGCAATGATGAGGAAGTGCTGAGCAAAGCCTTCCTTTATCAGCACGTTCTGCAGCGCGGCTACGCGGCGCACGACCGCAGTCTCGACATGCACATCAGCCAGATCCGCCGCAAACTCAAAGCCATCGGTTACACCGAGCGTGAAGTGCGCACAGTGTGGGGCAAGGGTTACGTCTTGAGCGCCGCCGATGAAACGCTCTGAACTGCCGGGGCGGCATTCGTTGTTCTGGAAACTGGCGTTTCTGCTGGTCGCATTTTGTCTGCTGATGATCTGGCTGAGCTGGTCGTGGGGTCGTTATATGGAGGAGCGCAACCAGTTCCTCTCCGACGAGGCACGCGGCACGCTCAGCCGTTATGCCGCGCAAGCGGAACAGGCGTGGCAGCACGGCGGCCGCAGCGGGGTCGATGACTGGTTGCAGAGCATGGAGTTGCGTGAAGCCAGCTGGGTCGGCGTCATCGGCGGCAACTTGCAGTCGCTGAGCAGCGATCCGCTGAATGAACAGGAAATCCAGCACCTGACGTTCTTGCGCGGTCTCGACTGGCCGATCCACAAACAGAACCGGCCGTGGCTGCGCATACCTTTTCCCAAAGAACCGTCCGCCGGCAGCCTGGTGATCGAGCTACCCGAGCGTTTCCTGCCGGGCAAATATCGGCTGTTCTGGCGCGTTATCACTAATGGCGTGATTCCCGGTCTGTTCACCTTGTTGCTGTGCGTCGGACTCTATCGCCTGTTGGTTGTGCCACTGAACAACCTGCGCGAACAGGCCAATGCCTGGCGCGCCGATCAATTGAATGTGCGGTTGTCGAGCGGCATCACCCAGCGCCCGGATGAACTTGGAGAGCTGGCGCGAGCGTTCGACTCGATGTCCGAGCGCCTGCAATCGACCGTTGCTTTGCAACAGCAGTTGCTGCGCGACCTGTCCCACGAATTGCGCACGCCGCTGAGCCGCTTGCGCGTGGCCAGCGAAAGTGAACAAGGCCTGGTGCAACTGCGCGAGCGCATCGGTCGCGAAGTCGACGGTATGCAAAGACTGGTCGAAGACACTCTGCAACTGGCCTGGCTCGATACCGACCGCACGCCGCTGCCCGAGGAAGCGATCCAGATTCAGGCCCTGTGGGAAATGCTCACGGACAACGCCTGTTATGAAAGCGGCTGGCCGAGCCTGCAATTGCAGTGTTCGGTCGAGGCGTCGTGCTGGGTGCGTGGCAACCTGAATACGCTGGCGCAGGCGCTGGAGAACATTCTGCGTAACGCGATTCGGCATTCGCCGGCGGGTGGGATCGTGCGGCTTGATGGGCGGCGCGATGGCGATTACTGGCATCTGTGGCTGGAAGATCAGGGCGGCGGGGTGGCGGAAGGGGATCTGGAGCGGATCTTCTCGCCGTTCACCCGGCTGGATGGCTCGCGGCCTGGGGACGGTGGATTTGGCTTGGGGCTGAGCATCGCGCGCAATGCCGTGCAGCGTCAGGGCGGAAGTATTTGGGCGGAGAATGGTGGGGTGGGGTTGCGGCTGAATTTACGGTTGCTGGCGGATGATTGTGTTGCGCCGTCTGACGCTTTCGCGAGCAGGCTCGCTCCCACATTGGATCTCTGTTCGCCGCAGATTGTGTGATCAACAGTTAATAGGGTCATCACTGCTGACACTATTCTGCGAATGACACTACTCCCTGTGGGAGCGAGCCTGCTCGCGAAGAGTCTCTGCGCATCACCACCAATGAAAATGGCTCAACACAAAAGTCGCACCACTGGTGCGACTTTTATCGCTTACTCCCATCCCATAGGGAGTGTGTTTTACCCGCAGATTGTTTGAGCAATACAAGACAGTGTCAGCACTGCTGACATTATTAATAGAGCAACTCGGGTCACTGTGGGAGCTGGCTTGCCAGCGATGAGGCCATTTGCATCACCGCAAAAAAAGATGACCCAGCGTAAAAGTCTCACCAGTGGTGAGACTATTGCTGCTTATTCCCATAAACCATAAGCACCGCACTTTGCGTGATATGGCCTGCGCGGGTTTGCCGGTATGATAGGCGCCCCCGCACGTCTGGATTGCGAATACGCCATGACCTTGCAGTACCCAACCATCGCCGATTGCGTCGGCAACACTCCGCTGGTGCGTTTGCAGCGCCTGCCCGGTGCCACCAGCAACACCCTTTTGCTCAAGCTCGAAGGGAATAACCCGGCGGGTTCGGTCAAGGACCGTCCGGCGTTGTCGATGATCACTCGCGCCGAGTTGCGCGGGCAGATCCACGCCGGTGATACGCTGATCGAAGCAACCTCGGGTAACACCGGGATCGCGCTGGCCATGGCCGCTGCGATCAAGGGTTACAAGATGATCCTGATCATGCCGGACAACTCCAGCGCCGAGCGCAAAGCGGCGATGACCGCGTACGGTGCCGAGCTGATTCTGGTCAGCCAGGAAGAAGGCATGGAAGGCGCCCGCGATCTGGCGCAGCGTATGGAAGCCGAAGGCCGTGGCAAGGTGCTCGATCAGTTCGCCAACGGCGATAATCCTGAAGCGCACTACACCACCACCGGCCCGGAAATCTGGCGTCAGACCCAGGGCACCATCACCCATTTCGTCAGTTCGATGGGCACCACCGGTACCATCATGGGCGTGTCGCGCTACTTGAAAGAGCAGAGCGACAGCGTGCAGATCGTCGGTCTGCAGCCGATGGAAGGCTCGGCCATTCCCGGCATCCGCCGCTGGCCGCAGGAATACCTGCCGAAGATCTATCAGGCTGACCGCGTTGACCGCATCGTCGACATGGCGCAAAGCGAGGCCGAAGACGTCACCCGGCGTCTGGCCCGCGAGGAAGGCATTTTCTGCGGCGTGTCCTCAGGCGGTGCGGTGGCAGCGATGCTGCGCCTGTCCAAAGAAGTTGAAAACGCGGTGATCGTCGCGATCATCTGCGACCGTGGCGACCGTTATCTGTCGACCGGCATTTTCGACGCGCCCAACTGATGGCCAAGCACGAGAGAGGCCTGCGCTTCCAGCCCACGGGTGGCAGCAAGGCCGCGCAAATTCCGACCGGTAAAAAGCAGCGCTTGAGCATCGAGCGCCTGGCCAATGACGGTCGCGGTATCGCGTTTTTCGAAGGCAAAACCTGGTTCGTCCTCGGCGCGCTTGCCGGTGAAGAGGTCGAAGCGCGGGTGCTCGGCGCCCACGGCAAAGTGGTCGAGGCGCGCACCGAGCGCGTGTTCAAGGCCAGCGAATTGCGCCGCCCGGCACCGTGTCAGCACGCCGGCCGTTGCGGCGGTTGCAGCGTTCAACATTTGCCTCACAGCGAACAGCTTGCCCTGAAACAGCGCATGCTCGCCGAGCAATTGTCGCGCGTTGCCGGTATCGAACCTGAAGAATGGGCAGCACCGCTGACCGGTCCCGAATTCGGCTATCGCCGTCGCGCCCGGATCGCGGTGCGCTGGGACATGAAGGCGAAGAAACTCGAAGTCGGTTTCCGTGCCGCTGGCAGTCAGGACATTGTCGCGATCAGCGAATGCCCGGTGCTGGTACAGCCCTTGCAACCGATCATGACCCGTTTGCCGGAGATGCTTCGTCGTTTGAGCAAACCGCAAGCGCTGGGTCACGTCGAGTTGTTCAGTGGCTCGTCGCTGGCGGTATTGCTGCGGCACATGGCGCCGTTGTCCGAAGCGGATCTGACCATCCTCAAGGACTTCTGCCAGTTCCATCAAGCGCAATTGTGGCTGCATGGCGAAGGCGAGCCGCAACCGGTCGATGCCAGCCAGTCGCTGGGCTATCGCCTGGAGCAGTGGGATCTGGATCTGGCGTACCGGCCGGGCGACTTTATCCAGGTCAATGCCGGCGTCAACGAAGCAATGGTGGCGCAGGCGCTGGACTGGTTGAAACCTGGCAGCGACGAGCGCGTGCTGGATCTGTTCTGCGGCCTGGGTAACTTTGCTTTGCCGCTGGCCAAAGCCGTGCGCGAAGTGGTGGCAGTTGAAGGCGTGCAGACCATGGTCAATCGCGCCGAAGCCAACGCCGCTAGTAACAATTTGCATAACACAAAGTTTTTTCAAGCCGATTTATCCCAGCCTTTGACCGATGCCCAGTGGATCGGAAACGGCTTTTCTGCGGTACTCTTGGACCCACCGCGTGACGGTGCTTTCGAGGTGGTTCGCAAGCTGGCGACCCTGGGTGCCAAACGGTTGGTGTATGTGTCGTGCAACCCTGCAACTCTGGCGCGCGACACGGTCGAATTGATCAAGCAGGGCTACCGGTTAAAACGTGCCGGGATTCTCGATATGTTTCCTCAGACGGCACATGTCGAGGCCATGGCGTTATTTGAAGCGAGCCAGGATGGCTCGTCTGAATCCGTCTGATCTGTCCGCGCAGCGCTCGCTTTAGCCCCGCGAGCGCAAACGGACAATAAGGATCAGCGATTTGACGCATTGAATCTGCGTCGTAGGGAAGGTAAAGCAAGATGGTACAGGTGAGAGCACACCAGCCGATCAACACTGACGGCAGTATCAATCTCGAGGCTTGGCTCGATCACGCGGTCAGTGTCGATCTGGCACTGGATCGCGAAGCCTTGAAGGAAGCCTGCGAGTTCGCTCGCGAGGCCGAACAACAGTCCAATGCCAGGAAGAATCTGTGGGCCGAAGGCTCCGGCAGTTTCAGTACGGGCCTGGAAATCGCCGAGATTCTCGCCGACCTCAAGCTCGATCAGGATTCGCTGGTCGCAGCGGTCCTGTATCGCGGCGTGCGCGAAGGCCAGATCGAACTCGCGGCCGTCGGCCAGCGCTTCGGCCCGGTGGTGGCCAAACTGATCGACGGCGTGCAGCGCATGGCGGCCATCAGCGCCAGTCTCAGTCCGCGTCAGTCGATGGTCATGGGTACGCAAGGGCAGGTGGAAAACCTGCGCAAAATGCTCGTCGCCATGGTCGATGACGTTCGC contains these protein-coding regions:
- a CDS encoding 2-hydroxyacid dehydrogenase, whose amino-acid sequence is MRTLVFSSQTYDRDSFLTADCPAAIELHFQPARLSLDTAALADKHEVVCAFINDDLSAAVLERLAAGGTRLIALRSAGYNHVDLAAAKRLGLAVVRVPAYSPHAVAEHAVALILALNRRLHRAYNRTREGDFSLHGLTGFDLVGKTVGIVGTGQIGATFAKIMHGFGCELLAYDPFPNPDVLALGARYLSLPELLAQSRIISLHCPLNEQSKHLINRDSLAHMQAGAMLINTGRGGLVDTPALIDALKDGQLGYLGLDVYEEEAQLFFEDRSDLPLQDDVLARLLTFPNVIITAHQAFLTREALGAIAATTLHNIATWAAGTPQNQVEG
- a CDS encoding response regulator, encoding MLKKLGIKGRVLLLTLLPTSLMALVLGGYFTWTQQSDLQSQLMQRGEMIAEQLAPLVAPAMGHGNSDLLERIATQSLEQPDVRAVTFLAPDRSPLAHAGPTMLNQAPSGDSAHLQRRSGNDATRYLMPVFGKHRNLAGELIPEESERLLGWVELELSHNGMLLRGYRSLFASLLLIAAGLAGAALLALRMGRTINRPLSQIKQAVAQLKDGHLETRLPPLGSQELDELASGINRMAGTLQNAREELQHSVDQATEDVRQNLETIEIQNIELDLARKEALEASRIKSEFLANMSHEIRTPLNGILGFTHLLQKSELTPRQLDYLGTIEKSADSLLGIINEILDFSKIEAGKLVLDHIPFNLRDLLQDTLTILAPAAHAKQLELVSLVYRDTPLSLVGDPLRLKQILTNLVSNAIKFTREGTIVARAMLEDEQEDSVQLRISIQDTGIGLSNQDVRALFQAFSQADNSLSRQPGGTGLGLVISKRLIEQMGGEIGVDSTPGEGSEFWISLSLPKTRDDAEDLPAAPLLGRRVAVLESHELARQALQHQLEDCGLDVTPFNTLETLTNGVTGAHQTDQAIDLAVIGITSNDMLPERLNQHIWDLEHLGCKVLVLCPTTEQTLFHLSVPNPHSQLQAKPACTRKLRRALADLVNPRQPRNEPGEPLSSRAPKVLCVDDNPANLLLVQTLLEDMGAKVLAVESGYAAVKAVQSESFDLVLMDVQMPGMDGRQSTETIRQWESERHCTPLPIVALTAHAMANEKRALLQSGMDDYLTKPISERQLAQVVLKWTGLALRNQGPERISDSTAGNHELPVLDHEEGLRLAAGKADLAADMLAMLLASLEADREAIRTACENRDQNALIERVHRLHGATRYCGVPQLRAACQRSETLLKQDDPKAVAALEELERAINRLAAQAKISA
- a CDS encoding response regulator transcription factor codes for the protein MTPVSVGQPRILSIEDDPVLGAYVHEHLGRSGFQVTWCQNGQEGLSIATRQPFDVVLMDILLPGMDGLQVLTQLRQSHSTPVLLMSALGAEADRISGFRLGADDYLPKPFSMAELHVRIEAILRRVALDRRPAAPAMPVAAGTLRFDDEQCDVFFREQPAGLTRSEFRLLETLNRNDEEVLSKAFLYQHVLQRGYAAHDRSLDMHISQIRRKLKAIGYTEREVRTVWGKGYVLSAADETL
- a CDS encoding sensor histidine kinase gives rise to the protein MKRSELPGRHSLFWKLAFLLVAFCLLMIWLSWSWGRYMEERNQFLSDEARGTLSRYAAQAEQAWQHGGRSGVDDWLQSMELREASWVGVIGGNLQSLSSDPLNEQEIQHLTFLRGLDWPIHKQNRPWLRIPFPKEPSAGSLVIELPERFLPGKYRLFWRVITNGVIPGLFTLLLCVGLYRLLVVPLNNLREQANAWRADQLNVRLSSGITQRPDELGELARAFDSMSERLQSTVALQQQLLRDLSHELRTPLSRLRVASESEQGLVQLRERIGREVDGMQRLVEDTLQLAWLDTDRTPLPEEAIQIQALWEMLTDNACYESGWPSLQLQCSVEASCWVRGNLNTLAQALENILRNAIRHSPAGGIVRLDGRRDGDYWHLWLEDQGGGVAEGDLERIFSPFTRLDGSRPGDGGFGLGLSIARNAVQRQGGSIWAENGGVGLRLNLRLLADDCVAPSDAFASRLAPTLDLCSPQIV
- the cysM gene encoding cysteine synthase CysM, translated to MTLQYPTIADCVGNTPLVRLQRLPGATSNTLLLKLEGNNPAGSVKDRPALSMITRAELRGQIHAGDTLIEATSGNTGIALAMAAAIKGYKMILIMPDNSSAERKAAMTAYGAELILVSQEEGMEGARDLAQRMEAEGRGKVLDQFANGDNPEAHYTTTGPEIWRQTQGTITHFVSSMGTTGTIMGVSRYLKEQSDSVQIVGLQPMEGSAIPGIRRWPQEYLPKIYQADRVDRIVDMAQSEAEDVTRRLAREEGIFCGVSSGGAVAAMLRLSKEVENAVIVAIICDRGDRYLSTGIFDAPN
- the rlmD gene encoding 23S rRNA (uracil(1939)-C(5))-methyltransferase RlmD, giving the protein MAKHERGLRFQPTGGSKAAQIPTGKKQRLSIERLANDGRGIAFFEGKTWFVLGALAGEEVEARVLGAHGKVVEARTERVFKASELRRPAPCQHAGRCGGCSVQHLPHSEQLALKQRMLAEQLSRVAGIEPEEWAAPLTGPEFGYRRRARIAVRWDMKAKKLEVGFRAAGSQDIVAISECPVLVQPLQPIMTRLPEMLRRLSKPQALGHVELFSGSSLAVLLRHMAPLSEADLTILKDFCQFHQAQLWLHGEGEPQPVDASQSLGYRLEQWDLDLAYRPGDFIQVNAGVNEAMVAQALDWLKPGSDERVLDLFCGLGNFALPLAKAVREVVAVEGVQTMVNRAEANAASNNLHNTKFFQADLSQPLTDAQWIGNGFSAVLLDPPRDGAFEVVRKLATLGAKRLVYVSCNPATLARDTVELIKQGYRLKRAGILDMFPQTAHVEAMALFEASQDGSSESV